AACCAACCAGCTACAGTACATGCAGAATGTGGTTGTGAAGACTCTGTGGAAGCATCAGTTTGCGTGGCCCTTTTACACACCTGTGGATGCCATCAAGTTGAATCTGccagtgagttttttttttttttggcctttctttatatatatataactttttgatttggtgctcaattattatcacttattataagtgtttttattatcaatgttgaaaacatacttttttctgaattctttgatgaatataatgttcaatgaacaccattcatttgaaatgtaactcttttgaaaaattataaatgtcacttttgatcaatttatttgATCCTTCCTGAATAAAAGTAGCTTCAGCCGTTTGAATGGTGTATCACTATTTCCAGAAAAGTATTTagcagctttaccatcacagaaatatattacactttaaaatatattaaaatagaaaacagttctttaaaattgtgacatttcacaatatcatagatgttttgttttttatataaaaaacaaatgcagccatggtgagacttaaaatataaaatattattcattattccaaactttgttttgaacagtaatgttgactaaaagggatagtttctttcttctgttgaacacaaaagaagatattttaaagaagaaccagacagttgacttgccccattgacttccatagtattttttattttttatttttcctactatggaagtcaattgctaccatcaactgtttgattaccagcattctataaaatatcttcttttgtgttcaacagaagaaagaaactcatacaggtttgggacaACTTGGGGGTTAGTAAGTGAtagcaaaattttaattttgtgctgagctatccctttaaaggtgacAAGTGTAATTTTTGCACCTCTAGTGTTACCAAAAGAAATTACAAAAAAGTGACAATctataaaaactataaattaCTTACTAATGGCTGTAgtgttttaaaatttataatattacacgcatcacctttaaatgtttgttttccttTACCTAGTGCATTACGCCTTGTCTAATTTATTATCTCGGTCATAGGACTACCATAAAGTTATTAAGAATCCAATGGACATGGGAACCATAAAGAAGCGACTTGAGAATAATTACTATTGGACTGCTGGCGAATGCATGCAGGACTTTAACACTATGTTCACAAACTGTTACATCTATAACAAGGTAGATCCAAGTccttaatattaatttttatttaataatattacaaaatatattattatatattttgtgtgatttaaataaatttccCTTGAATTATTGTCCTAGCCCACAGATGACATTGTTCTAATGGCTCAAGCCTTGGAAAAGATTTTCCTCCAAAAGGTAGCTCAGATGCCCCAGGAGGAGGTGGAACTTTTACCCCCACCACCGAAGGGTAAAGCACGGAAACCTGGAGCACCCCCTGCTTCAGGTAACTGACTGGATGCCACAAATAATAAACCTTTGAAGTTACCAATGATACAATGCTTGGATGAGGGTTTCCAGCTGACCTTGTCATTATCACATCCAAACAGAAAACCAACAATCAATAGCACTGACTACCGGTTCTCCATCCTCGTCATGTCCGAGCTCCCCACCACAGCTGGCTCAGACTCCTGTAATAGCTGCGACTCCAGTCTCGACCATCACCTCCAATGTCCAAGCTGTGCCCCCTGCCAATTCCATGATTCCAACCGCACAGCCTGTTCTCAAAGTAAGACCATCTAAAATGATGTGGACGTAGCAGGTTTTATTTGCTCAGTCCTATCTATCTGcctctctctgtctatctatactGTCTGTgtctatttattatattttgtttagatgttttttagCTTTACATATTTTTAGCAGCTGGGCTTTAAAGGGGATGGATTTAAAGATGCAATTTCTCTGAAAGGCCTTTAGTTTTCTGACAGCATGCTGTGCTTTAGTGTGTTAACAGTCTAAAAGTAGCTATAAGATTGCCAACACACTAAAACATTTTCTGAGATGTCTAAATTCATCTCTTAAAGCACCGCTGTTTTTGTAACAGATTCACTGCCTTCAGCAATAGATTTCAAAAGAGCCACTGTTCCCATTATTATGCATAATCTGTTTTTTTGTGAGGGCTATAATAGTTGGTGCAATAAAATGATTTGTGGTCTATTTATTTGTTCAATATCTGTCCTATTGAAGGATAAATTACAAGAATTTTGTGTCTGTAtatctcttaaaaaaaaaaaaaaagtctaattgGAATTGACTAACTTGACCCTAAACCAGCCTAATTATTAAAGGCTTCCTTAAAGCTAGTCTGTCACACATGCCACTGATCAGTCATTTTGCACATTAGTGCCCGAAGCCGAATACCTTATTCAGAAAGGCACGGAAATTAATAACGCATtctacagagcccctaaagggacatggttaGGCTCACTTGGGTTACACAGTGTTCATATATCTTATACTGTATATGACAAATATCTTGTAAATGTGTGGTCAGTACCGCTGTTCCCTATACACAGATTATGCATGATCGCGAAAAGCAAGTGCGCATTCAAAAGcaatttcaataccccgcatatTGCTCCTTGATGCACTCAAATTATGTACAGTACAATTACCCAACTGCATAATTGGAagagaacgcaaaagcattgagatatatttttcctcccatctcgtATTTTTTCCATCATCATGTCCCTTTAGGAGCTCCGTAGAATGCATAATTTCCTTTCCACATCCCTAATTTAGTAGTGTTCTAACACACATGCTGATCTAAGTTTCCTCAGAAGAAAGGGGTGAAGCGGAAAGCAGACACTACCACACCCACAACCTGCGCAATCACTGCCAGCAGAAGTGAGTCGCCCACTGCGATGTTAGAGTCCAAACACAGTAAAGTCATTTCCAGACGAGAGAGCACAGGGCGACCCATCAAACCTCCCAAAAAAGACCTGGAGGATGGGGATGTCCAACAGCAAGGCAACAAGAAAAGCAAGCTCAATGATCATCTCAAATACTGTGACACTATCCTTAAAGAGATGCTTTCCAAGAAGCATGCGGCCTACGCCTGGCCCTTCTACAAGCCTGTCGATGCAGAGGCCCTGGAGCTGCATGACTATCATGAAATCATCAAGCAACCAATGGACCTCAGCACTGTCAAAGTATGGCTAAAATGACACCTTGAAAAGTTATTTAAGTATAGAATAGTAAATATTCAAAagaaattgatttatttatatgaataaacttttatatactgtatataattaacttatatgtttttattcaatttttaaagCCAGACTTTATCTCACACAAAATGTCTTTTCCAGAAAAAGATGGACAGTCGAGAATACCAAGACGCCCAAAGCTTTGCGGCAGATATTCGGTTaatgttctcaaattgttacaAATACAACCCGCCTGATCACGAGGTCGTTGCCATGGCAAGAAAACTCCAGGTGCGgcggttaaaaaaaaagagccatTGTGCCTGATAATGTGCTTTCGGATCTCACCAATCATATTTGCCCATGTCCTACAGGATGTGTTTGAGATGAAATTCGCTAAGATGCCCGATGAACCCGCAGAGCCGTCCTCGCCCAGTGCGGTGTCAGCCACGGCGGTGGTGAGCAAAAGCACCGGCACCAGCGAGAGCAGCGCAGACTCTTCCAGCTCCAGCTCCGACTCGGAGGAGGAACGGGCCACTCGGCTGGCTGAGCTGCAGGAACAGGTGAGTGGCAAACAGGTGGGTGTCACCACTTGAGGACCAAGATCCAAACCAAGGGTGGAGAGACAGGCAGAGGCCACAGCCACTCCCCCTCACAttcacctcctcctcctccttagTCTGACTGCTTGTGTTAGtcatttggattttttttgtttttccttaatGTCTCTtgttttcataatgttttggAAACGAGTGCCCATTTTCACCCTGGACTGAACGTTTAACCCTCTACCGCCTCTGCAGTTTGTGTTGGCATCTTGGTATACATTGGCTTGCATGCTGTAAAACTTCAGATGACAGTTTTTAATTTCGCTGTCTCTCAATGTTAAACATATTGGTGTCGATTATAGTTACTCTGCTCTCATCATGACATAGTCTgttgttaaaatacatttttgagaaTGACTATTTTGTCCCTTGATTTCACTTTGGCTTTTTTACCAGCGATTCACTGTGGAGCACCCCAATGGTAACAGGTCGGGGACAAAAAACGGGTGTGCCAAACGTTTTCAGGTGAATGATATTTTTACTTCCCGGTCCCCCACCCCACTAACTCCTCCATTTTTCGTAGCTTCTTCTTAAGTGAGCGGTAGAGGGTTAAGGTGGTGCTTTTATGGGGTGTGTTTGAGCTGGGCATCTTTAAGTGAGCTTGCTTTGACACTCAGCTAGTCTTTTGGCTCTGTTTCCCTCTCTGTTCTGTGAATGACATTGATTGGCATGTTTATCAATGAGAATCCAAATTCTTTGCCGGGATGTGAACTCCAGTGCTTCCAAATCATCATGGTAGAGtcctttttattctttaaaggAGGTTTAAAGTCGTGATGAAACTGAAGTAGAGaggttgttttgttgttttttttgtcgtACATCGGAATGAAAcggattatcaaaaaaaaaaaaacttgattctGTCTCTAActtgttgattggatggaggcagatctgaatgcagTCGCTTGTAagaaaggggcggggtttaaGTGGACTAAATGATTGGTGAAGTCCGGCGTATGCATCAGAGAGAAGCCCGTCGTTTCACTGGAAAATCAAGttatgatattttaatttagaaTAATGAggttaaaaaatgaaacctATAAACTGATGAATAAGATCAATAAAAGGCATTTAGGAAATaggctgaattttcatttcagacCGACTTTAAACTGTTTACATGTGGGTTTGTAACTGGACAACTAAATGATGAAAGATAGTGTCTTTGTAAAAATGTTCGATTAGTGTGCTGTTGCATTTGAATAGCATTTGaagaatttattatttatttaaagttgtttatGGCCATTTTGTTTGCAAAGAATTTAGAAGTAAAACAAAACTTTTCTGGGCTTGGCATttgtttcaaaataagagtcctctGCAAACAGCTATTTTCTGGGGAGAGCATTTCCATGAAAATGGGAGATAAATAGGTAACAAATGTCATTCATTATCCTTCAAACTTTTCCCTTCATCACCAGTCCCATCATCTGTCCCGCACAGCTAAGATCCTAGTCTTTTACGTTAGCATCGATGCAGCATGCCTCATCCCCCTGCTTGCTAACCATTCCCTCCACCTTCCTCCTCAGCTGAAGGCTGTTCATGAACAGCTAGCCGCTCTGTCACAGGGTCCTGTGAGCAAaccaaagaaaaagaaagagaagaaggaaaaagaaaagaagaagaaagacaaggagaaggacaaagacaaaaacaagGTCAAGGCGGAAGATGACAAAAAGGCCAAGTCCACGCAACCGAATAAGCAAACTCCGCAGAAAAAGACCTCGGCACGGAAACCCAACAGCACGTCCACCACGAGGTTAGATTGTTTTAACAATTGATTGATTAATATATAAGCATTATATTAAACATCGTattatacgatgtttaatataATGCTTATATACCTGTTATAATACCAAATAATTACCAAATAATTATCCATATAATTGTAATACATGGCAAAGTTATACTAAATACTATATTATTATACATGTTTTGTTGATTTACAAATGGAATGTgcacaaatgcattttattttacacaatatttagAATATTTCAGAACTATGGAAACCTGTTCTAactcagattaaaaaaaagaataaaatgttaCTTCTTGTAATTgcgattttatttttttataattgggACTTTACACTACGCTGCActaattttttaataatgtttttaatatttttcttatGCTCATCtgtgctgcatttatttgaccaaaaataaagtaacaacaataatattgtgaaatacaattacaatttaaaatagctgtttgctagaaatcattctaatatgattatttggtgctcaagaaacatttcttataaatgttgaaaaaagaattgtgattttatttcttattttaaagtttatCTCACATTTAcattgattgtttttttactcTGAGGTGGAAACGGTTCCATAGAAAACTGAAGATCCACAATACGATTGGCAAATACTTGTTAATAGGCCAAGCAGTCATGATTATTAACAGATAATCAACTGATAATATTGGCTGATTATTTGGCCCATATTGTATATGTGGATAAATAAATACCAATTTTAAGTTGTTTAAAGTTCAGTGTAAATCAACAAAATTTAATAACACACAATGTGCCATTTTTTATTGGTCATAGTGGTAAAGTGTGATAACTTTCATGTAATTCTTTCAATCTCAATATGCCAGTTCAGTCTTGTGTATAgagtttaaaggggacctattatgcaaaaattCACTTTaataaggtgtttgaacaccGATGTTTGTCCGCAGTGTGTGAGAACcaccagcctataatggtaaaaattcaCTCAcccattttttatataaatcccATAAATCAAAATCAGTCTCTTCAAATGAGCTGATTCAGATTCCCTCCTATAATGATATCATTATAGGGAGAAGCCCCGCCTACAGCCGGTGATGATCTGCTGTATTAGCATAGACAAAACCCTGAGTGAGAAGCCCCGAGTCTGCCATTTCTGTATCCTCGCTGTATCAGCTGGAGTTGTACAATGTCTGTGCCAAAGAGGCATTACAAATGTTGTGTTTTGGGATGTACCAATGCACATAAGAGTTTACATAGACTCCCACCATCTAAGTCACTAAGGACATAtggttaaatttaatttttgaaggaAATATCCTGAAGAAAATAAAGTCTTACACGTTTACATCAATCATTTTGTGGCcaactgcttcacaaacgagggtcttTTCAGTGACTCCGGTTTGAAAATATAAGGCTGAACACGgctactgacagtttctgacattttcagtgcgtgagattgtcctgttttgttgttgctggtGTTCTGGCATTCTGCCTTACACTGGTATGCTATAGCCTGAGCTTTTGAAGCTCCAGCCTCTTCTtgaaagggggctgggagcaccagctcatttgcattgaaagggacacacacaaaaaggcaCGGTTTTGctcaaaaagtggcaattttaacatgctattaaattttctgtggggtattttgagctaaaacttcacaaacacactctggggacatcagagacttactttacatcttgtaaaaagaagCATAATAGGTCTCCTTTATGGTTAAGAAGCCTTTGTGCAAACTACACCTCCAATCCACAGGCAACCGAAAAAGGGCGGCAAACCTGGCGCTGCAAACTACGAGTCTGACGAGGAGGAGTCTCTTCCCATGTCTTACGATGAAAAACGGCAACTTAGCCTGGATATCAACCGGTTGCCCGGTGAGAAACTGGGCCGCGTGGTCCACATCATCCAGTCACGCGAGCCGTCACTGCGAGACTCCAACCCAGACGAGATCGAGATCGACTTTGAAACGCTCAAGCCTTCTACGTTGCGTGAGCTTGAACGATACGTCAAGTCCTGTTTACAGAAAAAGCAGCGCAAACCTTTACGTAAGTGCCCTTCTTTTCTTTCTCAGCAGATTTGTTGCTAGGTATAGGCTTACTTCAGTGTTTTATAGACCAGCAGCTCTCTTTTCTTGCCTGGTCCGTCTGCTCTAAAAGCTGAAATGGGCTGTGCTATTTCCTCCTTTGAGCTGGGAGCACTCACCTTCTCCAATGTGTTGCATGACTTTTGGTGGATTACCTTACATGTGCTTTCCCTGGTATTAATACCTTCAAGTGAAGCTTCAAGGGTTTAAAGAGTACATCAGTATACAGTAGAGAACATTTGATCAGACCATCAATTTCCTAATTGTACACAGTGTACATGTAATTATTGTGCACACTACAGTACATTACAATTTAAGCTCAATCTtcagcatttgtggcataatgttgatttCCACAATAAGTAATTTCTACTTGTCCCTtcttttctataaaaaaaaggCACATACAATGGAAGTGCATGGGGTCAATCTATAACCGTTAAAATACTCAGTGGAATGCAACAGTGCCTGCTCACATTTTTAGCGACCTTGGTGCctgaagtattttttttcccatttataTTTTCTATAGGGTGTTTTGTTAAAGTTTAAGCCAAACCAACCAGCTATGATGTGAAtagcaacattacaaactttgatttgaaccaaaaaaagtattgtaaaaTCAGACAAGAAGTCTAAGGTACAGGACTGTGTAGTAAACTTCTCTAATGAAGGAAAGAACTGCATTGCCATTAATCAAAATACCATTGATAAAACCATGTTAATCGGCCACACTTTATAACACTTGTTgcacaattatatatatatatatatatatatatatatatatatatatatatatatataatatttaagtagtTTGAAAGGGTAGGGAGACTGACTTTATTACTTCATTCATGTTGCTTCATGGGGAGTAGGTAGGCGCTAAATTCTTTTAGCGTGATTTTCTTGTTGCGGTTCTCTGGTGGTGATTTATTTTACAGAATTAtaggtaatgtagtttttcaccaagaaTCCTACTGTTAggctattatttaaaaaataagttgaaataatgtttcAAAATGCAACTAAAGCTTATACTATAGATTAAGGGTGGGCAATATACCAGTAGACACGATTAAGCAGTAGaaattgttttatacatttttgcaatattacttgaaactgtctttactaactgataaaagactatttattaggtgcactgaaaggaataatatcaatatacatcatctgtgcacgaggtagggccttaaaaacatcagccaatcgtttgtgtgatcatcgcataaacgattggccctctggcttgtcaatcactgccactacgttccttgtgagagacgtgcgcgctccagtaactttccacactccacaggcgccgcatgcaatgtttttgtcctgagtaacaactgcagattatgagttacctgaagtgagtctgacataatgaatccactaacacgacacagcgaatgccggtggtaaacactcgtgttccaatactcgtgcacgagttttgggaggcgttccctcaaaatgagctgtgaaagaggggggttgttcttacgcatgcgctcatttcaaaaactcagtaacagtctttggtttctcagtcgtcaaaaacatcctctatagcacctttaatagacAAGTTATGTAAGTggttttataaaattaaaatcttttaatttctttaaaattccTCTAAAAATTGTCCCCATTCACTTCTATTATTAGTGTTTCAACATAACcttgatttttgtttgttttaaggaaaatgaAGGATGAGtctaagtatttttttttttttatgggagTAACCAAATGCTGCTGTTTGGTCTTAACTTGAACCTGATAAGATTCCTTGAACACAAATTTGACATCATGGAGTTTAAAACCAGTGTAGCAGAGTGCTTTTTGCTGCTTGTTGCCACGGCGGTGGGCTACGAGGGCAACCCGTTACTCACCGGTCACCGCTGTGTGTCTCCTGCAGCGGGCACTGGGAAAAAGAGTGCCAAGTCTAAAGAGGAACTGGTTCAGGAAAAGAAGAAAGAGTTAGAAAAGAGGCTACAGGACGTGAGCGGACAACTGAACAACAACAAGAAACCACCCAAAAAAGGTACCTGTGTGGTAGTGTGCAGATGTGAGCAGACAGGTGACCAAACTGGGTTAGCTGGATTTAGGATGGTAGGATAAGAAAACAGAGATAAGGATAGGCTTTTTGCTTCACTAATTTGACTAACTTCATCGAAGGTCTTCTGCCAGACCTTCATATGTAATGCTATTCATACACTGAAAAGGGTTTGCAGGGCTCAACAACAAGGGTGGACTGCTGGCCCTAGTTTCGAACCAGTTGATGGGACTGTCTGTTGTCCAGTGCTATATCTTACTA
This DNA window, taken from Megalobrama amblycephala isolate DHTTF-2021 linkage group LG4, ASM1881202v1, whole genome shotgun sequence, encodes the following:
- the brd3b gene encoding bromodomain-containing protein 3b isoform X3, with the protein product MSVVTSPAQVPPPIVNPPPPEVTNPGKPGRKTNQLQYMQNVVVKTLWKHQFAWPFYTPVDAIKLNLPDYHKVIKNPMDMGTIKKRLENNYYWTAGECMQDFNTMFTNCYIYNKPTDDIVLMAQALEKIFLQKVAQMPQEEVELLPPPPKGKARKPGAPPASENQQSIALTTGSPSSSCPSSPPQLAQTPVIAATPVSTITSNVQAVPPANSMIPTAQPVLKFPQKKGVKRKADTTTPTTCAITASRSESPTAMLESKHSKVISRRESTGRPIKPPKKDLEDGDVQQQGNKKSKLNDHLKYCDTILKEMLSKKHAAYAWPFYKPVDAEALELHDYHEIIKQPMDLSTVKKKMDSREYQDAQSFAADIRLMFSNCYKYNPPDHEVVAMARKLQDVFEMKFAKMPDEPAEPSSPSAVSATAVVSKSTGTSESSADSSSSSSDSEEERATRLAELQEQLKAVHEQLAALSQGPVSKPKKKKEKKEKEKKKKDKEKDKDKNKVKAEDDKKAKSTQPNKQTPQKKTSARKPNSTSTTRQPKKGGKPGAANYESDEEESLPMSYDEKRQLSLDINRLPGEKLGRVVHIIQSREPSLRDSNPDEIEIDFETLKPSTLRELERYVKSCLQKKQRKPLPGTGKKSAKSKEELVQEKKKELEKRLQDVSGQLNNNKKPPKKAEKAGSAQGGGPSRLSGSSSSSDSGSSSSSGSSSESSDSD
- the brd3b gene encoding bromodomain-containing protein 3b isoform X1 translates to MSVVTSPAQVPPPIVNPPPPEVTNPGKPGRKTNQLQYMQNVVVKTLWKHQFAWPFYTPVDAIKLNLPDYHKVIKNPMDMGTIKKRLENNYYWTAGECMQDFNTMFTNCYIYNKPTDDIVLMAQALEKIFLQKVAQMPQEEVELLPPPPKGKARKPGAPPASENQQSIALTTGSPSSSCPSSPPQLAQTPVIAATPVSTITSNVQAVPPANSMIPTAQPVLKFPQKKGVKRKADTTTPTTCAITASRSESPTAMLESKHSKVISRRESTGRPIKPPKKDLEDGDVQQQGNKKSKLNDHLKYCDTILKEMLSKKHAAYAWPFYKPVDAEALELHDYHEIIKQPMDLSTVKKKMDSREYQDAQSFAADIRLMFSNCYKYNPPDHEVVAMARKLQDVFEMKFAKMPDEPAEPSSPSAVSATAVVSKSTGTSESSADSSSSSSDSEEERATRLAELQEQRFTVEHPNGNRSGTKNGCAKRFQLKAVHEQLAALSQGPVSKPKKKKEKKEKEKKKKDKEKDKDKNKVKAEDDKKAKSTQPNKQTPQKKTSARKPNSTSTTRQPKKGGKPGAANYESDEEESLPMSYDEKRQLSLDINRLPGEKLGRVVHIIQSREPSLRDSNPDEIEIDFETLKPSTLRELERYVKSCLQKKQRKPLPGTGKKSAKSKEELVQEKKKELEKRLQDVSGQLNNNKKPPKKAEKAGSAQGGGPSRLSGSSSSSDSGSSSSSGSSSESSDSD
- the brd3b gene encoding bromodomain-containing protein 3b isoform X2, whose protein sequence is MSVVTSPAQVPPPIVNPPPPEVTNPGKPGRKTNQLQYMQNVVVKTLWKHQFAWPFYTPVDAIKLNLPDYHKVIKNPMDMGTIKKRLENNYYWTAGECMQDFNTMFTNCYIYNKPTDDIVLMAQALEKIFLQKVAQMPQEEVELLPPPPKGKARKPGAPPASENQQSIALTTGSPSSSCPSSPPQLAQTPVIAATPVSTITSNVQAVPPANSMIPTAQPVLKFPQKKGVKRKADTTTPTTCAITASRSESPTAMLESKHSKVISRRESTGRPIKPPKKDLEDGDVQQQGNKKSKLNDHLKYCDTILKEMLSKKHAAYAWPFYKPVDAEALELHDYHEIIKQPMDLSTVKKKMDSREYQDAQSFAADIRLMFSNCYKYNPPDHEVVAMARKLQDVFEMKFAKMPDEPAEPSSPSAVSATAVVSKSTGTSESSADSSSSSSDSEEERATRLAELQEQRFTVEHPNGNRSGTKNGCAKRFQLKAVHEQLAALSQGPVSKPKKKKEKKEKEKKKKDKEKDKDKNKVKAEDDKKAKSTQPNKQTPQKKTSARKPNSTSTTRQPKKGGKPGAANYESDEEESLPMSYDEKRQLSLDINRLPGEKLGRVVHIIQSREPSLRDSNPDEIEIDFETLKPSTLRELERYVKSCLQKKQRKPLPGTGKKSAKSKEELVQEKKKELEKRLQDVSGQLNNNKKPPKKEKAGSAQGGGPSRLSGSSSSSDSGSSSSSGSSSESSDSD
- the brd3b gene encoding bromodomain-containing protein 3b isoform X4 codes for the protein MSVVTSPAQVPPPIVNPPPPEVTNPGKPGRKTNQLQYMQNVVVKTLWKHQFAWPFYTPVDAIKLNLPDYHKVIKNPMDMGTIKKRLENNYYWTAGECMQDFNTMFTNCYIYNKPTDDIVLMAQALEKIFLQKVAQMPQEEVELLPPPPKGKARKPGAPPASENQQSIALTTGSPSSSCPSSPPQLAQTPVIAATPVSTITSNVQAVPPANSMIPTAQPVLKFPQKKGVKRKADTTTPTTCAITASRSESPTAMLESKHSKVISRRESTGRPIKPPKKDLEDGDVQQQGNKKSKLNDHLKYCDTILKEMLSKKHAAYAWPFYKPVDAEALELHDYHEIIKQPMDLSTVKKKMDSREYQDAQSFAADIRLMFSNCYKYNPPDHEVVAMARKLQDVFEMKFAKMPDEPAEPSSPSAVSATAVVSKSTGTSESSADSSSSSSDSEEERATRLAELQEQLKAVHEQLAALSQGPVSKPKKKKEKKEKEKKKKDKEKDKDKNKVKAEDDKKAKSTQPNKQTPQKKTSARKPNSTSTTRQPKKGGKPGAANYESDEEESLPMSYDEKRQLSLDINRLPGEKLGRVVHIIQSREPSLRDSNPDEIEIDFETLKPSTLRELERYVKSCLQKKQRKPLPGTGKKSAKSKEELVQEKKKELEKRLQDVSGQLNNNKKPPKKEKAGSAQGGGPSRLSGSSSSSDSGSSSSSGSSSESSDSD
- the brd3b gene encoding bromodomain-containing protein 3b isoform X7; translated protein: MSVVTSPAQVPPPIVNPPPPEVTNPGKPGRKTNQLQYMQNVVVKTLWKHQFAWPFYTPVDAIKLNLPDYHKVIKNPMDMGTIKKRLENNYYWTAGECMQDFNTMFTNCYIYNKPTDDIVLMAQALEKIFLQKVAQMPQEEVELLPPPPKGKARKPGAPPASENQQSIALTTGSPSSSCPSSPPQLAQTPVIAATPVSTITSNVQAVPPANSMIPTAQPVLKFPQKKGVKRKADTTTPTTCAITASRSESPTAMLESKHSKVISRRESTGRPIKPPKKDLEDGDVQQQGNKKSKLNDHLKYCDTILKEMLSKKHAAYAWPFYKPVDAEALELHDYHEIIKQPMDLSTVKKKMDSREYQDAQSFAADIRLMFSNCYKYNPPDHEVVAMARKLQDVFEMKFAKMPDEPAEPSSPSAVSATAVVSKSTGTSESSADSSSSSSDSEEERATRLAELQEQLKAVHEQLAALSQGPVSKPKKKKEKKEKEKKKKDKEKDKDKNKVKAEDDKKAKSTQPNKQTPQKKTSARKPNSTSTTRQPKKGGKPGAANYESDEEESLPMSYDEKRQLSLDINRLPGEKLGRVVHIIQSREPSLRDSNPDEIEIDFETLKPSTLRELERYVKSCLQKKQRKPLQKAGSAQGGGPSRLSGSSSSSDSGSSSSSGSSSESSDSD
- the brd3b gene encoding bromodomain-containing protein 3b isoform X6, with product MSVVTSPAQVPPPIVNPPPPEVTNPGKPGRKTNQLQYMQNVVVKTLWKHQFAWPFYTPVDAIKLNLPDYHKVIKNPMDMGTIKKRLENNYYWTAGECMQDFNTMFTNCYIYNKPTDDIVLMAQALEKIFLQKVAQMPQEEVELLPPPPKGKARKPGAPPASENQQSIALTTGSPSSSCPSSPPQLAQTPVIAATPVSTITSNVQAVPPANSMIPTAQPVLKFPQKKGVKRKADTTTPTTCAITASRSESPTAMLESKHSKVISRRESTGRPIKPPKKDLEDGDVQQQGNKKSKLNDHLKYCDTILKEMLSKKHAAYAWPFYKPVDAEALELHDYHEIIKQPMDLSTVKKKMDSREYQDAQSFAADIRLMFSNCYKYNPPDHEVVAMARKLQDVFEMKFAKMPDEPAEPSSPSAVSATAVVSKSTGTSESSADSSSSSSDSEEERATRLAELQEQRFTVEHPNGNRSGTKNGCAKRFQLKAVHEQLAALSQGPVSKPKKKKEKKEKEKKKKDKEKDKDKNKVKAEDDKKAKSTQPNKQTPQKKTSARKPNSTSTTRQPKKGGKPGAANYESDEEESLPMSYDEKRQLSLDINRLPGEKLGRVVHIIQSREPSLRDSNPDEIEIDFETLKPSTLRELERYVKSCLQKKQRKPLQKAGSAQGGGPSRLSGSSSSSDSGSSSSSGSSSESSDSD
- the brd3b gene encoding bromodomain-containing protein 3b isoform X5 — protein: MSVVTSPAQVPPPIVNPPPPEVTNPGKPGRKTNQLQYMQNVVVKTLWKHQFAWPFYTPVDAIKLNLPDYHKVIKNPMDMGTIKKRLENNYYWTAGECMQDFNTMFTNCYIYNKPTDDIVLMAQALEKIFLQKVAQMPQEEVELLPPPPKGKARKPGAPPASENQQSIALTTGSPSSSCPSSPPQLAQTPVIAATPVSTITSNVQAVPPANSMIPTAQPVLKFPQKKGVKRKADTTTPTTCAITASRSESPTAMLESKHSKVISRRESTGRPIKPPKKDLEDGDVQQQGNKKSKLNDHLKYCDTILKEMLSKKHAAYAWPFYKPVDAEALELHDYHEIIKQPMDLSTVKKKMDSREYQDAQSFAADIRLMFSNCYKYNPPDHEVVAMARKLQDVFEMKFAKMPDEPAEPSSPSAVSATAVVSKSTGTSESSADSSSSSSDSEEERATRLAELQEQRFTVEHPNGNRSGTKNGCAKRFQLKAVHEQLAALSQGPVSKPKKKKEKKEKEKKKKDKEKDKDKNKVKAEDDKKAKSTQPNKQTPQKKTSARKPNSTSTTRQPKKGGKPGAANYESDEEESLPMSYDEKRQLSLDINRLPGEKLGRVVHIIQSREPSLRDSNPDEIEIDFETLKPSTLRELERYVKSCLQKKQRKPLPEKAGSAQGGGPSRLSGSSSSSDSGSSSSSGSSSESSDSD